From the Aspergillus puulaauensis MK2 DNA, chromosome 1, nearly complete sequence genome, the window cagggcAAGCTCACCTAGgaaaaacaaaggaaaaTCGCCGACGACTCAACAAAACGACCATGTCCGGAACGCGATTCTAGGGCCTACCTAGAGCGGGCGGGCGAACGGACGAACGAACCTTCGCAGCTGCCTTCACAAGGGAATTCCACTATCATTCTCATTTACCTTATCAAGAATCGCCTCACAGCAACCCCAAATACGACGCCAGTTCTTAAGGCTGTTCCAGTAGGGGCAGATCTGTTCGTCTTCGCCGGGAGGGCCCTGGTCTCCATGTGGCCATGGACGAGACACATCCTCAAGCCTGCACAGGAGGCGGTAGTAGTTGACCGGCACACGAGGCCAGATCAGATCGCCGTGAAAACGGGCAAGATAGCCGAAGCGACCATGTCCCAAACGCGTTTTCCAGAACGAATTGGGCAGGTATCTGGTTGCGTTGCAGATGGCGCGGCTTGCAAGGCTCAGATTGTGTACGTCCTTGGTGGGGAGGAGCTCTATGATCGTGTGTTGCAGTTCAAGGGGGAGCCTTTTGAAGCGGTCCTTTTTTTTGGTGTCCTCTtcagtggtggtggattgtttgacttcttccttCAATTTGAGGGGTCCCCAAATTGGGCTTCGCATTGCTACTATCTTGGGGTGGGCCGCGTAGTAGAGGAGAGAACCTACGTTTGTGTATATCCCGGGATCGGTGACGAGCCACTGAGGGGGAAGTGAGGTGTTAGATAGGTATCTCCGACCATGGACGGCTTGCAGATAACATACCTCGAACCCATACAGTGCTTCCCATCTATCAGAACCCTGGAATCCGTGCACGCCGCCACCGTAGAGCCTGCTGTCCTTCCAATCAATGACCTTTCCAGGGCTGGTAACAGCGAATCTTTTCATTACCATGAAAAGACGCTCGAGGGTCAATTGAGGCTGCTTTTTGCAGGAGTTGCTTCGAGCAAGGGACAGGATACGGAGACAACAATCGTGCACTAAGAATCCGTCTCTGTTGGGGCACTTGTCGGAGGTGTTGGGAAAGTGGACGAGTCCCTCATACTCGTCGTATTCGCCCTGGATATCTGGTTAGCATCGAGAAAGAATGTTAAACAGGGGATATATCCTCTTACGATTGGGGTCAGATAGGCGCCAGACTGCGAGCCTGTGGCAGGGCCGATTCCGTCATTGTTCGTAAAGGGACAGATCATCACCACTCTATCGAGCCACTGGACTTATGATTAGAACCTAGAAGGCTGGGTCGAAGTGAACAAGGGACTTACTGCGATATCTCCCTCTAAGAGAACTTGGCTATCATATCCGAACTTACTCGGGCAATCGGCATCCTCACAATCATCCCCAATGCAGTCACACTCGTCCTCATAGCACCTCTGgagatcatcgccatcactcGCTAAGGAAGCTT encodes:
- a CDS encoding uncharacterized protein (COG:S;~EggNog:ENOG410Q24N;~InterPro:IPR001810,IPR036047;~PFAM:PF00646;~go_function: GO:0005515 - protein binding [Evidence IEA]) produces the protein MHYCCICGGPATSLDLRKASLASDGDDLQRCYEDECDCIGDDCEDADCPSKFGYDSQVLLEGDIAWLDRVVMICPFTNNDGIGPATGSQSGAYLTPIGEYDEYEGLVHFPNTSDKCPNRDGFLVHDCCLRILSLARSNSCKKQPQLTLERLFMVMKRFAVTSPGKVIDWKDSRLYGGGVHGFQGSDRWEALYGFEWLVTDPGIYTNVGSLLYYAAHPKIVAMRSPIWGPLKLKEEVKQSTTTEEDTKKKDRFKRLPLELQHTIIELLPTKDVHNLSLASRAICNATRYLPNSFWKTRLGHGRFGYLARFHGDLIWPRVPVNYYRLLCRLEDVSRPWPHGDQGPPGEDEQICPYWNSLKNWRRIWGCCEAILDKVNENDSGIPL